In Rheinheimera sp. MM224, one DNA window encodes the following:
- the sohB gene encoding protease SohB → MEVEFLYQYGLFLAKTATVVIAVAVIIILVVSAKQKAKKGELEFSDLSEDYRELTADLQQQLLDKKAYKAWFKGQKQKDEPKDRLFVLDFNGSMDAHEVEALREEVTAVLAVATGTDEVLIRLESPGGVVHGYGLAASQLDRIKQQNIRLTVAVDKVAASGGYMMACIADRILAAPFAIVGSIGVVAQLPNFHKLLKKNHIDVEQFTAGEFKRTVTVFAENTEKGREKFQQELEQTHVLFKDFVFKHRPILQMEQVATGEHWFGYQALELNLIDQLQTSDDYLVQHFNSKKVVQVKYQIKRKLAEKVGLAASTALATSLNKLSNLSFWR, encoded by the coding sequence ATAGAAGTGGAATTTTTATATCAATACGGTTTGTTTCTGGCGAAAACCGCCACTGTGGTGATAGCTGTGGCTGTCATTATTATTCTGGTGGTATCTGCCAAACAAAAAGCTAAAAAAGGCGAGCTGGAGTTTAGCGACCTGTCGGAAGATTACCGCGAACTAACCGCCGATCTGCAGCAACAGCTGCTGGATAAAAAAGCCTATAAAGCCTGGTTTAAAGGTCAAAAGCAAAAGGATGAGCCAAAAGATCGGCTTTTTGTGCTGGATTTTAATGGCAGTATGGATGCGCATGAAGTGGAGGCCTTGCGTGAAGAGGTCACAGCTGTGTTAGCTGTTGCGACGGGCACAGATGAAGTATTGATCCGGTTGGAAAGTCCTGGTGGGGTAGTGCATGGTTATGGTCTGGCCGCCTCTCAGCTTGACAGAATCAAGCAGCAAAATATTCGTCTGACCGTGGCTGTCGACAAAGTAGCAGCCAGTGGTGGTTATATGATGGCTTGTATTGCGGACCGCATTTTAGCTGCACCTTTTGCTATTGTTGGCTCTATAGGTGTTGTTGCCCAGTTGCCTAACTTTCATAAGCTGTTGAAGAAGAACCATATAGATGTAGAGCAGTTTACTGCAGGTGAATTTAAACGCACAGTCACAGTCTTTGCCGAAAATACTGAGAAAGGCCGTGAGAAGTTTCAGCAGGAACTGGAGCAAACTCATGTTTTATTTAAAGACTTTGTGTTTAAACACAGACCCATACTTCAGATGGAACAAGTCGCGACAGGTGAGCATTGGTTTGGTTATCAGGCGCTGGAGTTAAATTTAATCGACCAACTGCAAACCAGTGATGACTATCTGGTTCAGCACTTTAACAGCAAAAAAGTAGTGCAGGTGAAGTATCAGATCAAACGTAAACTGGCAGAAAAAGTCGGTTTAGCTGCAAGTACAGCCTTAGCTACCAGTCTGAACAAGTTATCTAACCTGAGTTTTTGGCGTTAA
- a CDS encoding dicarboxylate/amino acid:cation symporter encodes MTSKKKLGLTPRILIGMALGILVGALFKFLLAGEAERTLSLFGAELGLRAFFVDGIFHVGGQIFVASLKMLVVPLVFVSLVCGTSSLNDPNTLGRLGAKAMGLFTLTTAIAIALAIFFAVLVSPGAGVNMVADSSFQTGAAPSIAEVFINMFPSNPVDAMAKGEMLQIIVFSVLFGLAVAMSGEAGARVRDFFNDLNEVVMKLVGFMMALAPYGVFFLMAKLFTTLDMKDMGSLVWYFATVLFVLVFHGFVVYGTFLKVFGRLSPLMFFRKMKDAALFAFSTSSSNATLAVNMETTTKKLGVSNNIASFTIPLGATINMDGTAIMQGVATVFIAQVFQIDLTTMDYLMVILTATLASIGTAGVPGVGLIMLAMVLQQVGLPVEGIALIIGVDRLLDMTRTAVNISGDAMVSCLVAKSENQFDEACFNNPDAGRNV; translated from the coding sequence ATGACTTCAAAAAAGAAATTAGGCCTTACACCACGTATTCTGATCGGCATGGCACTGGGTATCCTGGTGGGTGCTTTATTTAAATTCCTGTTAGCAGGTGAAGCAGAACGAACCTTAAGTTTGTTTGGCGCAGAACTAGGCTTACGGGCATTTTTTGTTGACGGTATTTTTCATGTCGGCGGACAAATTTTTGTTGCCAGCTTAAAAATGCTCGTTGTGCCTCTTGTCTTTGTCTCGCTCGTCTGTGGTACCAGCTCGTTAAATGATCCGAATACACTGGGGCGTTTGGGTGCCAAAGCCATGGGCTTATTTACCTTAACAACAGCCATAGCTATTGCTCTGGCTATTTTCTTTGCGGTGTTAGTGTCTCCGGGCGCAGGCGTTAATATGGTGGCAGATTCAAGCTTCCAGACAGGCGCAGCCCCTTCAATAGCCGAAGTTTTTATTAACATGTTCCCAAGCAATCCGGTCGATGCCATGGCTAAAGGGGAAATGCTACAAATTATCGTATTCTCTGTGTTATTTGGTCTGGCGGTTGCCATGAGTGGTGAAGCCGGAGCGCGGGTACGGGATTTCTTTAATGATTTAAACGAAGTGGTGATGAAGCTGGTTGGCTTTATGATGGCTTTAGCCCCTTATGGTGTGTTCTTCCTGATGGCAAAGTTGTTCACTACCCTGGATATGAAAGATATGGGCAGCCTGGTCTGGTATTTTGCCACTGTACTTTTTGTATTAGTTTTCCACGGTTTTGTGGTTTATGGCACCTTCTTAAAAGTCTTTGGCCGTTTAAGTCCTTTGATGTTTTTCCGCAAAATGAAAGATGCAGCTTTGTTTGCCTTCAGCACCTCAAGCAGCAATGCAACGCTGGCTGTGAATATGGAAACGACCACCAAAAAACTCGGTGTCAGCAACAATATCGCCTCATTCACTATCCCTTTAGGCGCCACCATCAATATGGATGGAACCGCTATTATGCAGGGTGTAGCGACCGTATTTATTGCTCAGGTATTCCAGATTGATTTAACCACTATGGATTACCTGATGGTGATTCTGACGGCTACTTTAGCGTCGATAGGCACGGCTGGTGTACCTGGTGTAGGTTTAATTATGCTGGCGATGGTACTGCAGCAGGTTGGTTTACCTGTCGAGGGTATAGCACTGATTATTGGTGTCGACCGCCTGTTAGATATGACCCGCACAGCCGTCAATATCAGCGGAGATGCGATGGTGTCTTGTCTGGTTGCCAAAAGCGAAAACCAGTTTGATGAAGCCTGTTTTAACAACCCGGATGCGGGCAGAAACGTTTAA
- a CDS encoding Ig-like domain-containing protein has protein sequence MLRVRCYFVIVVLALLAACGGGGGTISDDGDGGGTTEVINISLSLTNASGVVSSEVSKAQPLTLTATLTSSTGRSMSGQLVTFSFNDALLASFNNEAGTAQTNSNGVATIGVLVGTKSGAGTIAATLTGGQSTTISFASAGDADDVEPEKPVGSLRLIADNLQLGSGETAQVALSAVVLDTSNILQPGVTVQFSASSGELQVVSAVTEADGVAKATLSSSVDSSLRTITVTASVGDKTATVDINVVGTSILISAPRSMVLSDEVTITADLTDFDGKGIQGQTLAVTSSLGNPITSASLVTAGNSGRVSFNYRATQGGTDELTVTGLGATASVTINIQSDQFRFLRTEVIEVDLGIEEDIDRKLSLEWLVNSSPKEGGELTFTTTRGTVNDSEDAMGSSISISAETNSQGRADVFVHSDFAGFANIVATEDNNGAGDVLTTQTRIEFVAKTPDTIEAQAFPAQVGSGEQSIVRAIVRDENKNPVKNQTVAFTLVGAPGGQIDPSTAVTNSQGLASTVFTADNTTGAGTGHNLNVQATLLDQLSISKLVPISVGSRTLFFRFGTGNTIKAPSNTLFAQEFSVLVTDSSGNPVAGQDLNVSVLSVSYDKGEWVPIPDLIDFEYWHADSSGAVTDCQSEDINNNGILDDGEDTNGNDQLTPGNVASVPRTVTADSNGIATFDMTYPRDIAPWTEVLITVSGFADGTENISSREFRTRVSGEYIADETAAPARNPYGEGAFCTDTD, from the coding sequence ATGCTTAGAGTCCGCTGTTACTTTGTCATCGTTGTTTTAGCTTTGTTGGCTGCATGTGGCGGTGGAGGTGGCACTATCAGCGATGATGGTGACGGTGGTGGGACCACCGAAGTGATCAATATCAGTCTGTCGTTAACCAATGCATCTGGTGTGGTGTCGTCAGAAGTGAGCAAAGCTCAACCTTTAACATTAACCGCAACCTTAACTTCTTCAACGGGTCGTTCGATGTCCGGGCAGTTAGTGACCTTCAGTTTTAATGATGCGTTATTAGCCAGTTTTAATAACGAAGCAGGCACAGCTCAAACCAATAGTAATGGAGTCGCGACTATAGGTGTTTTGGTTGGCACCAAAAGTGGTGCCGGTACTATAGCGGCTACTTTAACCGGCGGGCAATCTACAACCATAAGTTTTGCTTCAGCGGGGGATGCAGATGATGTTGAACCTGAAAAGCCGGTTGGCTCGCTACGCCTGATTGCAGACAATTTACAGTTAGGCTCAGGCGAAACGGCGCAAGTGGCTTTGTCTGCAGTGGTTTTGGACACCAGCAATATATTACAACCAGGTGTGACTGTGCAATTCAGTGCCAGCTCTGGCGAGTTGCAGGTCGTCAGTGCTGTGACGGAAGCGGATGGTGTTGCCAAAGCGACCTTATCAAGCAGTGTGGACTCGTCATTACGCACAATTACAGTGACGGCCTCAGTCGGTGATAAAACTGCGACCGTTGATATTAATGTGGTGGGAACCTCGATTTTAATCAGTGCACCACGTTCTATGGTGTTATCGGACGAAGTGACCATCACAGCGGACTTAACCGACTTTGATGGTAAAGGTATACAAGGTCAAACCTTGGCTGTGACCTCGTCTTTAGGTAACCCTATTACCAGTGCGTCCCTGGTCACTGCGGGTAATAGTGGCCGGGTATCATTCAACTACAGAGCGACTCAGGGGGGGACAGATGAACTGACGGTGACAGGTTTGGGGGCTACGGCTTCGGTAACTATAAATATTCAGTCTGACCAGTTTAGATTTCTTAGGACAGAAGTGATAGAGGTAGATTTAGGGATAGAAGAGGACATTGATCGCAAACTGAGTCTGGAGTGGCTGGTCAATAGTAGCCCAAAAGAAGGAGGTGAACTGACCTTTACGACGACCCGAGGCACAGTGAACGACAGTGAGGATGCTATGGGGTCATCTATCTCCATCTCAGCAGAAACGAATTCTCAGGGTAGAGCTGATGTGTTTGTTCATTCAGACTTCGCTGGTTTCGCCAATATAGTCGCGACGGAGGACAATAATGGTGCAGGTGATGTGTTAACCACTCAGACCCGAATTGAGTTTGTAGCTAAAACACCTGACACTATTGAAGCTCAAGCATTTCCTGCTCAGGTGGGATCAGGAGAACAAAGCATTGTTCGGGCAATAGTTCGTGATGAAAACAAGAATCCGGTAAAAAATCAGACCGTTGCATTTACCTTGGTTGGGGCGCCCGGTGGACAAATAGACCCTTCAACAGCAGTGACTAACTCTCAAGGTTTGGCTAGCACAGTGTTTACGGCGGATAACACTACAGGAGCCGGCACAGGTCATAACCTGAACGTGCAAGCAACCTTGTTGGATCAACTATCAATAAGTAAATTGGTGCCGATATCTGTCGGTTCCAGGACTTTATTTTTTAGGTTTGGTACAGGAAATACAATTAAAGCTCCTAGCAACACATTGTTTGCACAGGAATTCTCTGTTTTGGTGACTGATTCATCTGGAAATCCTGTGGCAGGTCAAGATCTTAATGTTTCAGTATTATCTGTGAGTTACGACAAAGGGGAGTGGGTTCCTATACCTGACCTGATTGATTTTGAGTATTGGCACGCAGACAGCTCGGGCGCTGTAACAGACTGTCAAAGTGAAGATATAAATAACAACGGAATACTGGATGACGGTGAGGATACAAACGGAAACGACCAGTTGACGCCTGGTAATGTAGCATCAGTACCTCGTACAGTGACTGCTGATTCTAATGGTATTGCTACATTTGATATGACCTACCCAAGAGATATTGCACCATGGACTGAAGTTCTCATTACAGTGTCAGGTTTTGCAGATGGCACTGAAAATATATCCAGCAGGGAGTTCAGAACTCGTGTTTCAGGTGAATATATTGCTGATGAAACAGCAGCTCCAGCCAGAAATCCTTATGGTGAAGGAGCGTTTTGTACCGACACAGATTGA
- the tmpT gene encoding thiopurine S-methyltransferase codes for MQSEFWHNCWQQQRIGFHQNEIHPLLPVVFSQLNWDPSKVIFAPLCGKSLDLWWLAEQGKVIGAELSELACQQFYQDQEQPYSVSAQGDFLRFSHPAVDIWQGDYFALKPEQLGEIGLVYDRAALIALPLQMRIDYVQQLKRLCTGPVSLLLLSLEYPQEEMSGPPFSVTELEVRQLFDFAVSIELVAMRNLTGRPFAQRQFNVSSLVEKAFWICW; via the coding sequence ATGCAGTCTGAGTTTTGGCATAATTGCTGGCAACAACAACGCATTGGCTTTCATCAAAATGAAATCCATCCGCTGTTACCTGTGGTGTTCTCTCAATTGAATTGGGACCCGTCAAAAGTGATTTTTGCACCTTTATGCGGTAAAAGCCTTGATCTGTGGTGGTTAGCAGAGCAAGGAAAAGTCATAGGTGCTGAGCTCTCTGAACTGGCATGCCAGCAGTTTTATCAGGATCAAGAGCAACCCTATTCAGTTTCAGCACAAGGTGATTTTCTGCGTTTTAGTCATCCCGCTGTGGATATATGGCAAGGTGACTACTTCGCTTTAAAGCCAGAGCAATTGGGCGAAATTGGGCTGGTTTATGATAGGGCTGCATTGATTGCCTTACCTTTGCAGATGCGAATTGACTACGTGCAGCAGTTAAAACGCTTATGCACAGGACCCGTTTCTTTGTTACTGCTGAGCCTTGAGTACCCGCAAGAAGAAATGTCGGGCCCTCCTTTTTCTGTGACTGAGCTGGAGGTCAGGCAGTTGTTTGATTTCGCAGTGTCCATTGAGTTAGTGGCGATGCGTAATCTGACAGGGCGACCTTTTGCGCAGAGGCAGTTTAACGTTAGCAGCCTTGTGGAAAAGGCATTTTGGATTTGCTGGTAA